From the Ruminiclostridium josui JCM 17888 genome, one window contains:
- a CDS encoding RNA-binding S4 domain-containing protein, which produces MEDVGINTEFIKLDQFLKWVGACDNGAMAKGFIIDGFVKVNGNVEYQRGKKLRNGDIVEFDQKQYKIIQNS; this is translated from the coding sequence ATGGAAGACGTAGGAATTAATACTGAGTTTATTAAGCTTGATCAATTTTTAAAATGGGTTGGTGCATGTGATAATGGTGCCATGGCTAAGGGCTTTATAATCGACGGTTTTGTCAAGGTTAATGGTAACGTTGAATATCAACGTGGAAAAAAGCTCAGAAACGGTGATATTGTAGAATTCGATCAAAAACAATACAAAATAATTCAAAATAGTTAA
- the recF gene encoding DNA replication/repair protein RecF (All proteins in this family for which functions are known are DNA-binding proteins that assist the filamentation of RecA onto DNA for the initiation of recombination or recombinational repair.) codes for MIVKSLVLENYRNHTNTRIVFSDRFNIIYGDNGQGKTNILEAIYLCASGRSHRTSKDSELIKFGCNKFSITAHILNSSSLDKDIEIEYYDNQKKQIKINEIPIKKIGALMGNLYAVLFSPEDLFIVKQGPTERRRFVDITLSQIKPSYFYNLQQLTKILKQRNTLLKNINANPKLMDTIDIWNIRLAEVASSIIIARRTFSKMLSSLAESQHNYLTDKSEKISFDYKCSFQITENNEKEQIQNQYIKNLEKSLSRDIILGYTTIGPHRDDYDILVNGKSLKLYGSQGQQRSAVLSLKIAEIELVKKETNQYPVLLLDDVMSELDNNRQKYLMESIKEVQTFITCTSIEHFDNLLSGKSNFYKVVGGNIQNSL; via the coding sequence TTGATTGTCAAAAGCTTGGTTTTAGAGAATTATAGAAACCATACAAATACAAGAATTGTATTTTCTGATCGTTTTAATATTATTTATGGTGATAATGGCCAAGGTAAAACAAATATCCTTGAAGCCATTTATTTATGTGCTTCCGGGCGTTCACACAGAACATCTAAGGATTCTGAATTAATAAAATTCGGTTGTAATAAATTCAGTATTACTGCTCATATTTTAAATTCTAGCAGCTTAGATAAAGATATTGAAATTGAATATTATGATAACCAAAAAAAGCAAATAAAAATAAACGAAATTCCTATAAAAAAAATCGGTGCACTTATGGGGAATCTCTATGCGGTATTGTTTTCCCCTGAAGATTTATTTATAGTGAAACAAGGACCTACTGAAAGAAGAAGGTTTGTTGATATAACCCTTAGTCAAATCAAGCCTTCCTATTTTTATAATTTGCAACAACTAACTAAGATTCTAAAACAACGAAATACACTTCTTAAAAATATCAATGCAAACCCAAAATTAATGGATACTATTGATATCTGGAATATTAGACTTGCCGAGGTTGCATCGTCAATTATTATTGCAAGAAGGACTTTTTCAAAAATGCTTTCTAGTTTGGCTGAAAGTCAACATAATTATCTTACTGATAAAAGTGAAAAAATTTCATTTGACTATAAGTGCAGCTTTCAAATTACTGAAAATAATGAAAAAGAACAGATTCAGAATCAATACATAAAAAATCTTGAAAAAAGTCTTTCACGGGATATAATTCTTGGTTATACTACAATAGGTCCACATAGAGACGATTATGATATTCTAGTGAATGGTAAAAGTCTTAAGTTATATGGCTCACAAGGTCAGCAAAGGTCAGCAGTTTTATCGTTAAAAATTGCTGAGATTGAATTAGTAAAAAAAGAGACAAATCAGTATCCAGTTTTGCTTTTAGATGATGTAATGTCTGAATTAGATAACAATAGGCAAAAATATCTTATGGAAAGCATAAAAGAAGTACAGACTTTTATTACATGTACAAGTATAGAACATTTTGATAATTTATTATCCGGCAAAAGTAATTTTTATAAAGTTGTCGGAGGAAATATTCAGAATAGTTTATAA
- the remB gene encoding extracellular matrix regulator RemB, whose protein sequence is MFLHIGGDVVIPIKNVIAIMDIDTTTISKDTREFLKVAEEEGFVMSISEDLPKSFIITETDKKSKIYLSPISSVTLQKRSKYITEISNI, encoded by the coding sequence ATGTTTTTGCATATAGGCGGAGATGTTGTTATTCCTATAAAAAATGTAATAGCTATTATGGATATAGATACGACTACTATTTCTAAAGATACAAGAGAATTTCTTAAAGTAGCTGAAGAAGAAGGTTTTGTAATGAGTATATCTGAGGATTTACCAAAATCATTTATTATTACTGAAACTGATAAAAAAAGTAAGATTTATTTATCTCCAATATCATCAGTTACATTGCAGAAAAGATCAAAATATATAACTGAAATTTCAAATATTTAA
- the gyrB gene encoding DNA topoisomerase (ATP-hydrolyzing) subunit B has protein sequence MNDFNNASSYDESQIQVLEGLEAVRKRPGMYIGSTSSRGLHHLVYEIVANSVDEALAGRCDTIEVIVHKDNSITVTDNGSGIPVGIHPKMGIPTLEVVHTILHAGGKFGSGAYSVSGGLHGVGASVVNALSEWMEVEVKREGHIYRQKYTRGKPITSVEIVGETEESGTISTFKPDPEIFEDVVFDFDVMITRYREMAFLNKGIKIKLIDERPEEKIEKNLHYEGGIISFVEYLNKSKEPLHNEVIYFEGFRDANIVEVAMQYNDNYNETVFSYANNIATTEGGTHLTGFRTAITKVLNDYARKFNILKENDKNLSGEDVREGLTAVISVKLPEPQFEGQTKTKLGNSEIRTLVENVVSDKLMIFLEENPSVAKTILDKSLTAARAREAARKARELTRRKSAMDSSTLPGKLADCSEKDPTKTEIFIVEGDSAGGSAKQGRDRRIQAILPLWGKMLNVEKSRLDKVFDNEKLSPVIIALGAGIGDDFDTSKLRYDKIIIMADADVDGSHIRMLLLTFFFRYMRPLVEQGHVYIAMPPLFKVYKGKEEYYAYDERQVNKIFEERGWRKEDPNVNIQRFKGLGEMNPEQLWETTMNPETRTIIKVDVQDAISADEVFSMFMGEKVEPRKEYIHMHAKDVTNLDI, from the coding sequence ATGAATGATTTTAACAATGCTTCATCTTATGATGAGAGTCAGATTCAGGTACTGGAAGGGTTGGAAGCTGTACGTAAGAGACCTGGAATGTATATAGGAAGTACCTCAAGTAGAGGATTACATCATTTAGTTTATGAAATAGTTGCGAATAGTGTTGATGAAGCACTTGCCGGAAGGTGTGATACAATTGAAGTAATTGTTCACAAAGATAATTCTATTACTGTAACTGATAACGGAAGTGGTATTCCTGTTGGAATTCACCCTAAAATGGGTATTCCAACCCTTGAAGTAGTACATACAATACTTCATGCTGGTGGGAAATTTGGAAGTGGGGCATATAGTGTTTCAGGAGGACTTCATGGAGTTGGAGCCTCTGTTGTTAATGCGTTATCTGAGTGGATGGAGGTCGAAGTAAAAAGAGAAGGGCATATTTATAGACAGAAATATACCCGTGGAAAACCTATTACATCTGTTGAAATTGTGGGAGAAACAGAAGAAAGCGGAACTATATCTACCTTTAAGCCTGATCCTGAAATATTTGAAGATGTTGTTTTTGATTTTGATGTTATGATAACTAGATATAGAGAAATGGCATTTTTAAATAAGGGTATCAAGATTAAACTTATTGACGAACGTCCTGAAGAAAAAATTGAAAAGAATCTGCATTATGAAGGTGGAATTATTTCTTTTGTTGAGTATCTGAATAAATCAAAAGAACCTTTGCATAATGAAGTTATTTATTTTGAAGGATTCAGAGATGCAAATATAGTTGAAGTAGCAATGCAGTATAATGATAATTATAATGAAACCGTTTTTAGTTATGCAAATAATATTGCAACAACTGAGGGTGGAACCCATTTAACTGGATTTAGGACCGCTATTACAAAAGTATTGAATGATTATGCAAGAAAGTTTAATATTTTAAAAGAAAATGATAAAAATCTATCTGGTGAAGATGTAAGAGAAGGATTAACAGCTGTAATTAGTGTTAAACTTCCTGAACCTCAGTTTGAAGGACAAACAAAAACAAAACTAGGAAATAGTGAAATTAGGACTCTAGTAGAAAATGTAGTCAGTGATAAATTAATGATATTCCTAGAAGAAAATCCTTCTGTTGCAAAGACAATTTTGGATAAGTCATTGACAGCAGCTAGAGCAAGAGAAGCCGCAAGAAAAGCAAGAGAATTAACCAGAAGAAAAAGTGCAATGGATTCAAGTACATTGCCGGGAAAACTGGCGGATTGTTCTGAAAAGGATCCTACAAAAACTGAAATATTTATTGTTGAGGGTGATTCTGCCGGTGGATCTGCAAAACAGGGAAGAGATAGAAGAATACAGGCAATACTTCCTTTGTGGGGCAAAATGCTTAATGTTGAAAAGTCAAGATTGGACAAGGTTTTTGATAATGAAAAATTATCACCTGTAATTATTGCTCTTGGTGCTGGTATAGGAGATGACTTTGATACATCCAAATTGAGATATGATAAAATAATAATTATGGCTGATGCAGATGTTGATGGTTCTCATATAAGAATGTTATTACTTACATTTTTCTTTAGATATATGAGACCATTAGTTGAACAAGGACATGTATATATTGCCATGCCTCCTTTGTTTAAAGTTTATAAGGGAAAAGAAGAATATTACGCATATGATGAAAGACAGGTAAATAAGATTTTTGAGGAACGCGGATGGAGAAAAGAGGATCCAAACGTTAATATACAGAGATTCAAAGGTCTTGGAGAAATGAATCCTGAGCAATTATGGGAAACTACTATGAACCCAGAAACACGTACAATTATAAAGGTTGATGTACAAGATGCTATATCAGCGGATGAAGTATTCAGTATGTTCATGGGAGAAAAGGTTGAACCAAGAAAAGAATATATTCATATGCATGCAAAGGATGTAACTAATTTGGATATATAA
- a CDS encoding ParA family protein, with the protein MAKIIAIANQKGGVGKTTTAVNLSSCLAYKGKKVLVIDIDPQGNTTSGLGVDKKNIKNSVYDVIINDEPIENTLLQTCVDNLIICPSNIQLAGAEVELVSMISRENRLKSALYYIRKEFDFIIIDCPPSLGLLTLNSLTASDTILVPIQCEYYALEGLSQLMNTVKLVQKHLNPQLEVEGVVLTMFDARTNLSIQVVEEVKKYFSNKVYRTIIPRNVRLSEAPSYGLPIILYDAKSKGAECYIDLAEEVIEYAEEVV; encoded by the coding sequence TTGGCAAAAATAATAGCCATTGCTAACCAAAAGGGTGGAGTAGGGAAAACGACAACTGCTGTAAATTTAAGTTCATGCCTGGCATACAAAGGCAAAAAAGTTTTAGTTATTGATATAGACCCTCAAGGAAATACAACTAGTGGACTTGGAGTGGATAAAAAAAATATAAAAAATTCGGTTTATGATGTTATTATTAATGATGAACCAATTGAAAACACGCTATTGCAGACATGCGTTGATAATCTAATAATATGTCCTTCAAATATACAACTTGCAGGAGCAGAAGTTGAATTAGTATCAATGATTTCAAGAGAAAACAGGCTAAAATCAGCATTGTATTACATACGAAAAGAATTTGATTTTATAATAATTGATTGTCCTCCTTCCCTGGGACTGCTTACTTTAAATTCCCTCACTGCTTCCGATACAATTCTTGTTCCAATACAATGTGAATATTATGCATTGGAAGGCTTAAGTCAACTAATGAATACTGTAAAACTTGTACAGAAACATTTGAATCCCCAGCTTGAAGTTGAGGGTGTTGTTCTGACAATGTTTGACGCACGTACTAATTTGTCAATACAAGTTGTAGAAGAAGTCAAAAAATATTTTAGCAACAAGGTGTACAGAACTATAATTCCAAGAAACGTTAGACTAAGTGAAGCACCAAGTTATGGTCTTCCAATAATTTTGTATGATGCAAAATCAAAGGGTGCCGAGTGTTACATAGATTTGGCGGAAGAAGTTATTGAGTATGCTGAAGAGGTGGTATAA
- a CDS encoding ParB/RepB/Spo0J family partition protein encodes MIKKGLGKGLGALISNEALEEDSGILQVRINELEPNIGQPRKNFDDEKLIQLAESIKQHGIIQPIIVKKEDSTYTIIAGERRWRAAKLAGLSEVPVIVKNFSNKQTMEVALIENLQREDLNPIEEAEAFLHLMDEYNLTQEQIAATIGKSRPAIANSLRLLGLSNEVRKYIISGELTSGHARTLVILQDKELQKKAAEFIIENKLSVRETENYVKKLCKGDNKGRKKTEVSSPELIEVENRLKNILGTKVKLQSKNNKGKITIEYYSNDELERLLDFFYKA; translated from the coding sequence ATGATAAAAAAAGGTCTGGGTAAGGGACTTGGGGCATTAATCTCCAATGAGGCTTTAGAAGAAGATTCGGGCATATTACAAGTACGAATAAATGAATTGGAGCCTAATATTGGACAGCCACGTAAAAATTTTGATGATGAAAAGTTAATACAACTTGCTGAATCTATTAAACAACATGGAATAATTCAACCGATAATTGTAAAAAAAGAAGATAGTACATATACAATTATTGCAGGTGAAAGAAGGTGGAGAGCTGCCAAATTAGCAGGTTTGTCTGAGGTACCGGTAATTGTTAAGAATTTTTCCAATAAACAGACTATGGAAGTTGCACTTATTGAAAATCTTCAAAGGGAAGATTTAAATCCAATTGAAGAAGCAGAAGCTTTTCTTCATTTAATGGATGAGTATAATTTGACTCAAGAGCAAATTGCTGCGACTATTGGAAAGAGCAGGCCGGCTATAGCAAATTCTTTGAGGTTGCTTGGATTATCAAATGAAGTAAGAAAATATATTATTAGCGGTGAGCTAACCAGTGGCCATGCAAGAACATTAGTAATTCTTCAAGATAAAGAATTGCAGAAGAAAGCTGCCGAATTTATAATTGAAAATAAATTAAGCGTGAGAGAAACAGAAAATTACGTAAAGAAACTCTGTAAAGGAGATAATAAAGGTAGAAAAAAAACAGAAGTAAGCAGCCCTGAATTGATTGAAGTAGAAAATAGACTAAAAAATATACTGGGTACAAAAGTAAAACTACAATCAAAAAATAATAAAGGTAAAATTACAATAGAATACTATTCTAATGATGAATTAGAAAGACTGTTAGATTTTTTTTACAAGGCTTAA